In one Yarrowia lipolytica chromosome 1A, complete sequence genomic region, the following are encoded:
- a CDS encoding uncharacterized protein (Compare to YALI0A08624g, no similarity): MRDIQARFANYHSDTPARYTDRYPSTHPVFQGTAKRATRTMSGFAKHTSMRKAIAQNQLKMQVQTQDFGIAVIRNVRVHQTQDTVMSKTRDFLVWFDEVWEGADKWRFDDNWKEFDDSWGQYTEHRLLLRVR; the protein is encoded by the coding sequence ATGAGAGATATCCAGGCCAGATTTGCAAACTACCACTCAGATACCCCAGCCAGATACACCGACAGATATCCTTCAACACATCCAGTGTTTCAAGGCACAGCAAAGCGAGCCACCAGAACCATGTCTGGCTTCGCTAAACACACGTCAATGAGAAAAGCGATTGCCCAAAACCAGCTCAAGATGCAGGTTCAGACCCAGGACTTTGGAATTGCTGTAATCCGGAACGTGCGAGTTCATCAGACCCAGGACACTGTCATGTCCAAGACCCGCGACTTTCTCGTCTGGTTCGACGAAGTGTGGGAGGGAGCAGACAAGTGGAGGTTCGATGATAACTGGAAGGAGTTTGACGACTCTTGGGGCCAGTACACGGAGcaccgtcttctccttcgtGTGAGGTGA
- a CDS encoding uncharacterized protein (Compare to YALI0A08646g, similar to Saccharomyces cerevisiae SED4 (YCR067C) and SEC12 (YNR026C); ancestral locus Anc_6.333, weakly similar to uniprot|P11655 Saccharomyces cerevisiae YNR026c SEC12 GDP/GTP exchange factor for SAR1P) translates to MSLRGLELDYPLFVAEFLDKDHVIVGGGGGEGNHGIPNKLSIVKIKGPDMPKKISEIELSKKEDNPTSLAIFDKNTIYAGVNSNSETLKSGKNQHLRLFSLSDDKEKWSETKSSQVFEDVGILDYQKGALAVPKHKSVILSNSTAPGYIYSIDVKDHAVNFQEKTESEINGMSLSLDESKFVYVTDKTLVVANSADGKHIFNSESIKGETFSRAAFLKSSAVVAAIAVGAKDGIKLVKMHGDKFEEVSFSSYKNLKKVTALACHDKYIFTAHQDLSLSIFSADNLRLLKQYKEAHEFAITRVALNEDETMAVSVSASNTLGVIDIPADGNFGGNKLFDIIILTILILFVAIAYQKIVGTRQW, encoded by the exons ATGTCACTGAGAGGATTGGAGCTCGACTATCCACTATTTGTGGCCGAATTTCTCGACAaggatcacgtgatcgtcGGCGGAGGCGGCGGAGAGGGAAACCACGGCATCCCCAACAAGCTG AGCATCGTCAAGATCAAGGGACCCGACATGCCCAAGAAGATCTCCGAGATTGAGCTGtcgaaaaaagaagacaatCCCACGAGCTTAGCAATTTTCGACAAGAACACCATTTACGCCGGTGTAAACAGCAACAGTGAAACTCTCAAGAGCGGCAAGAACCAGCATCTGCGACTCTTCTCGCTCTcggacgacaaggagaaaTGGAGCGAAACCAAGTCCTCACAAGTCTTTGAAGACGTTGGCATTCTCGACTACCAGAAGGGGGCGCTGGCTGTGCCCAAGCACAAGTCTGTGATTCTCAGCAACTCCACGGCTCCTGGATACATCTACTCCATTGATGTCAAGGATCACGCAGTCAACTTCCAGGAGAAGACCGAGAGTGAGATCAACGgcatgtctctgtctctggacGAGTCCAAGTTTGTCTACGTGACGGACAAGACTCTTGTTGTAGCCAACTCGGCCGACGGAAAGCACATTTTCAACTCGGAGTCTATCAAGGGCGAGACCTTCTCCCGGGCTGCCTTCCTCAAGTCCTCGGCGGTGGTTGCTGCTATTGCTGTGGGAGCCAAGGATGGTATCAAGCTGGTCAAGATGCACGGAGACAAGTTCGAAGAGGTGTCATTCAGCTCGtacaagaacctcaagaagGTGACTGCTCTGGCCTGCCACGACAAGTACATCTTCACTGCTCACCAGGACCTCAGTCTATCCATTTTCTCCGCCGACAACCTGCGTCTGCTCAAACAGTACAAAGAGGCCCATGAGTTTGCCATCACCCGAGTTGCTCTTAACGAGGATGAGACCATGGCTGTCTCTGTGTCTGCTTCCAACACTCTCGGAGTCATTGATATCCCTGCCGATGGCAACTTTGGAGGCAACAAGCTGTTTGACATTATCATTCTGACCATTCTCATCCTGTTTGTGGCCATTGCTTACCAGAAGATTGTTGGAACCCGTCAGTGGTAG
- a CDS encoding uncharacterized protein (Compare to YALI0A08668g, similar to Saccharomyces cerevisiae BUD17 (YNR027W); ancestral locus Anc_6.334, similar to uniprot|P39988 Saccharomyces cerevisiae YEL029c) — protein MKHLLAIQSHVVHGYVGNKAATFPLQCLGWEVDALNTVHFSNNTGYGTVKGTKASAQEILDVYEGLKLAGLSYEFLLTGYVPGEEGVEAVGKVGEDLKTNNPSLIWLLDPVLGDAGRMYVSEKTIPVYQDILKSGKVTLVTPNQFEAELLTGIKITDRETLKQALTAFHTTYKTPYVAISSLSFSDNDNILYSAGSTLDKDGSTSTYIYEFNKINSYFTGTGDIFAALLSDRFYTYHTLKPVPDPLSVAVGEVLGVVQQILKITDESARKSGIKRGEIGNAESMKQCELRIIECKDIFGDATVPYKAQTI, from the coding sequence aTGAAACACCTGCTTGCGATCCAGTCCCACGTAGTCCATGGCTACGTGGGCAACAAGGCAGCTACCTTCCCTCTCCAGTGCTTGGGCTGGGAGGTGGATGCTCTCAACACGGTGCATTTTTCAAACAACACGGGATACGGCACGGTCAAGGGCACCAAGGCGTCTGCTCAGGAGATTCTCGACGTCTACGAAGGCCTCAAACTTGCAGGGCTGTCGTATGAGTTTCTGCTGACCGGCTACGTTCCTGGAGAGGAAGGAGTGGAGGCAGTGGGAAAGGTGGGAGAAGATCTCAAAACCAACAACCCTTCGTTGATCTGGCTGCTGGATCCGGTTCTGGGCGACGCCGGACGAATGTACGTGTCGGAAAAGACCATTCCTGTGTATCAGGATATTCTGAAGAGTGGCAAGGTGACGTTGGTGACCCCCAACCAGTTTGAAGCAGAACTGCTCACAGGAATCAAGATCACAGACCGAGAAACGCTCAAGCAGGCGCTGACAGCCTTCCATACTACCTATAAGACACCTTACGTGGCCATTTCGTCTCTGTCCTTTTCCGATAACGACAATATCCTCTACTCGGCAGGATCTACGCTGGACAAAGATGGATCGACCTCAACATACATTTACGAGttcaacaagatcaactCATACTTCACCGGCACTGGCGATATATTTGCAGCTCTGCTTTCCGACAGATTCTACACCTATCACACTCTCAAGCCAGTTCCTGACCCACtgtctgtggctgtggGAGAAGTGCTGGGAGTGGTTCAGCAGATTCTCAAGATAACCGATGAAAGCGCTCGAAAGTCGGGTATAAAGAGAGGCGAGATTGGCAACGCCGAGAGCATGAAGCAGTGTGAGCTGCGAATCATCGAGTGCAAGGATATTTTCGGTGATGCCACCGTCCCTTACAAGGCCCAGACCATTTAA
- a CDS encoding uncharacterized protein (Compare to YALI0A08734g, similar to uniprot|O94562 Schizosaccharomyces pombe Aminotransferase) — translation MSVFQTDVHATLPRTIGGKGTELTIEEDGQTRTVLDACGGAAVAALGHGNERMIAKIQQAAGLPYILSHGLGSKHADDLAKYLVEQSPEGSFSSAVFLNSGSEANEAALKLSKQYFVEKNEPKRVNYISRHFSYHGSTLGVLSLGGFQSRRKPYADVLNTSNFHKVSTCFYYRGAKPGQTEEEYTQQLLDELDAKFQHLGPETVISFTCETVIGATLGCVPPTKGYIKGCRDICHKYGALFVLDEVMSGMGRCGTYHAWQHEMDEGPDLQPVAKVLGGGYVPLAAVLISPKVYNVFKSGSGHVVGHQTYQDHIFATSVGLELQKIIKEDQLVERSRFLGLKLEKMLKKALANNPNVGDIRGRGLFWDVEFVQDKETKKAFPIAVGFSTKVYKAGMKRGVHFLKGVGTVDSFEGDHIILSPPYTVSEEELTKIVDVLKASVEEAQGESL, via the coding sequence atgTCAGTGTTTCAAACAGACGTGCACGCTACTCTTCCCCGGACAATTGGCGGAAAGGGCACGGAATTGACCAtcgaagaagatggacagACTCGAACGGTGCTGGACGcgtgtggaggagcagcgGTGGCAGCCCTGGGACACGGAAATGAGCGCATGATTGCCAAGATCCAGCAGGCTGCCGGTCTGCCTTACATTCTGAGTCACGGGCTGGGCTCGAAGCACGCAGATGATCTGGCAAAGTACCTGGTAGAGCAGTCTCCTGAGGGCTCCTTTTCCAGTGCTGTCTTCCTCAACTCTGGCAGTGAGGCCAATGAAGCAGCTCTGAAGCTTTCCAAGCAGTActttgtggagaagaacgaaCCCAAACGAGTCAATTACATCTCGCGACACTTCTCCTACCATGGCAGCACTTTAGGCGTTCTTTCTCTGGGCGGATTTCAGTCACGTCGAAAGCCCTACGCTGACGTTCTCAACACCTCAAACTTCCACAAAGTTTCCACCTGTTTCTACTATCGGGGAGCCAAGCCCGGTCAGACGGAAGAGGAATATACCCAGCAGCTGCTAGACGAGCTGGATGCCAAGTTCCAACACCTGGGTCCCGAAACCGTCATCAGTTTCACTTGTGAGACCGTCATTGGAGCAACTCTCGGTTGTGTGCCTCCTACGAAGGGCTACATTAAGGGCTGTCGAGACATTTGCCACAAGTATGGTGCGCTGTTCGTGCTGGACGAGGTCATGAGCGGAATGGGACGCTGTGGAACGTACCATGCTTGGCAGCACGAAATGGACGAGGGCCCAGATCTGCAACCCGTAGCCAAGGTacttggaggaggatatgTGCCTCTGGCTGCCGTTCTCATCTCTCCAAAGGTGTACAATGTGTTCAAAAGCGGAagtggtcacgtggttggACATCAGACGTACCAGGACCATATCTTTGCCACAAGTGTAGGTCTGGAGCTTCAGaagatcatcaaggaggaccaACTGGTGGAAAGAAGCCGTTTCCTTGGTCTCAAGCTTGAAAAGATGCTCAAGAAAGCACTTgccaacaaccccaacgtTGGTGATATTCGTGGACGAGGTCTCTTCTGGGACGTGGAGTTTGTTCAGGATAAAGAGACAAAGAAGGCGTTCCCTATAGCAGTGGGGTTTTCCACCAAGGTTTACAAGGCCGGCATGAAGCGAGGAGTTCATTTTCTGAAGGGTGTGGGCACTGTGGATTCGTTCGAAGGGGACCATATCATTCTCAGTCCACCTTATACTGTCTCCGAAGAGGAGTTGACCAAGATAGTGGATGTGTTGAAGGCTAGTGTTGAGGAGGCTCAGGGTGAGTCCTTGTAA
- a CDS encoding uncharacterized protein (Compare to YALI0A08800g, weakly similar to uniprot|Q12303 Saccharomyces cerevisiae YLR121c YPS3 GPI-anchored aspartyl protease 3 (yapsin 3)) — translation MIFSNLLLASVAAAGVIKVPLKGGPAHGDISMGQLYYLADIEVGTPSQQVKSVIFDTGSGHLWVPGTNSTACLQGQCQQGVSFDISASKTWKFNGYAPGWDGNGITGNDTVKYAGLDVDMQVWVSLDTIDNNLGVFGQGPLKGDDAQASYAESLAAAGKIPRSIFSLNSEEPIGTHETSSSWDHVISNVYYGGFDSKKYEGPLTTVEIEDVDYEFYQVPISGFKVDGKDVQQDVKHSVILDTGGITLELSNSTVGQISNQHNGGYDSNGWYVDCGAKPTLEYVFGTTFVPVDFSIFIRKDDQGKCRFPDITIAPDDQKTLLTGPPLISRALVIFDSTKRQVTIAKAKYTQESDIVELSGDIPGAVHVWSN, via the coding sequence ATGATCTTCTcaaacctcctccttgcttccgtggctgctgctggagtcaTCAAGGTGCCTTTGAAGGGCGGACCGGCCCACGGTGACATCTCTATGGGTCAGCTCTACTATTTGGCCGACATTGAAGTGGGCACTCCTTCCCAGCAAGTCAAAAGTGTGATTTTCGACACTGGATCGGGACACTTGTGGGTCCCTGGTACGAACTCCACGGCTTGTCTTCAGGGCCAATGTCAGCAAGGTGTTTCATTTGACATTTCGGCCTCCAAGACCTGGAAGTTCAACGGATACGCTCCTGGCTGGGATGGAAATGGAATCACTGGAAACGACACTGTCAAGTATGCGGGTCTTGACGTTGATATGCAGGTGTGGGTGTCTCTTGATACCATTGATAACAACCTGGGAGTGTTTGGGCAGGGTCCATTGAAAGGAGATGATGCACAAGCGAGCTACGCTGAGAGTCTGGCCGCGGCAGGTAAGATTCCTCGGTCGATTTTCTCACTTAACTCTGAAGAACCAATTGGAACTCATGAGACATCTTCTTCGTGGGATCACGTCATTTCTAACGTGTACTACGGCGGATTCGACTCCAAAAAGTACGAGGGTCCTCTGACGACGGTTGAAATTGAAGATGTGGACTACGAATTCTACCAGGTGCCCATCTCTGGATTCAAAGTCGATGGAAAAGACGTCCAGCAGGATGTCAAACATAGTGTCATTCTGGACACAGGAGGTATCACCCTAGAGCTCTCTAACTCAACTGTGGGTCAAATCAGCAATCAGCACAATGGAGGTTACGACTCCAACGGATGGTATGTTGACTGCGGAGCCAAGCCCACTCTTGAGTACGTGTTTGGCACGACTTTTGTTCCTGTGGACTTTTCCATCTTTATTAGGAAGGACGACCAGGGAAAATGTCGATTTCCGGACATCACCATCGCTCCCGATGACCAGAAGACGCTACTGACGGGCCCTCCTTTGATTTCCAGAGCCCTGGTGATTTTTGATTCCACCAAGCGACAGGTTaccattgccaaggccaagtacaCCCAAGAATCTGACATTGTGGAGTTGAGTGGGGATATTCCCGGAGCTGTTCATGTTTGGTCGAATTAG
- a CDS encoding uncharacterized protein (Compare to YALI0A08866g, some similarities with uniprot|P38314 Saccharomyces cerevisiae YBR214w SDS24 and some similarities with uniprot|P53172 Saccharomyces cerevisiae YGL056c SDS23): MVTTNAHRLWVVQPDVPSPQPSTPSGQPASKTHGPSHHAAHNGKLIGVVSLTDILNIANSSVEMIHPLNTVEQTILTLLRYS; encoded by the coding sequence ATGgtcaccaccaacgccCACAGACTGTGGGTCGTGCAGCCCGATGTGCCCTCTCCACAGCCGTCGACCCCCTCTGGTCAGCCGGCCTCCAAGACCCACGGTCCCTCTCACCACGCTGCTCACAACGGTAAGCTGATTGGAGTGGTGTCGCTGACCGACATTCTCAATATAGCCAATAGCTCTGTCGAGATGATACATCCATTAAATACTGTAGAACAGACTATTCTCACACTGTTAAGGTACTCTTAG
- a CDS encoding uncharacterized protein (Truncated form of YALI0A08888g, no similarity) yields MMGRVRGLRRSSNASVSNCHKVSKSINLGTNITLKVPHVSPANLSDLHLEVQKKKVINHHGQQTRSCRNSASWKTTTTFGTSIRPGVFKWLVGRESPM; encoded by the coding sequence ATGATGGGGAGAGTTCGAGGCCTCAGAAGATCTTCAAACGCGTCTGTCTCCAACTGCCACAAAGTGTCAAAAAGCATCAATCTCGGCACCAATATCACTCTCAAAGTCCCCCACGTCTCCCCCGCCAATCTGTCCGACCTCCATCTTGAggtccaaaaaaaaaaagttaTCAATCACCATGGCCAACAAACGAGGTCTTGTCGAAACTCTGCTTCATGGAAAACTACTACAACTTTCGGAACATCAATTCGTCCGGGGGTGTTCAAGTGGCTTGTGGGGAGAGAGAGTCCAATGTGA
- a CDS encoding uncharacterized protein (Compare to YALI0A08998g, uniprot|Q6H9P4 Yarrowia lipolytica Putative sugar transporter and similar to uniprot|P39932 Saccharomyces cerevisiae YDR536w STL1 member of the sugar permease family) — protein sequence MKLFKREAPQGTVRTSYFGSRGTRLHRIIAAVAGIGFLLFGYDTGVMGSLLTLPTFIHQFPTMDSTSPHLDAKTKSFHSTVQGTAVAIYEIGCMLGALFTMWGGDKLGRRKIIFIGSIIVTIGAILQCASYSLGQFVTGRVIAGIGVGFTTATVPMFQAECARPERRGALVMLGGALTTGGIALSYWIDFGFYFVKRNDSDWRFPVAFQILFSLILSCTVLYLPESPRWLIKKGRYEEAAGVFAALEDVPIDDIYVSQQLMQVKESLMVGQLAQEGIEGDEARRRIASGDVELGEEPPFRKQLVLLFTFGKKKHLHRAMLAYSQQIMHQMCGINLISYYAAYIFQTSIGMSPLNSRILAACDGTEYFLASWIAFYTIERFGRRKLMLFGTIGQACTMAILAGTVYAASSVKDGGLDKPQAGIAAAVFLFVFNTFFSIGWLGMAWLYPAEIAPIEIRAISQGLSTSGNWVFNFLVVMITPVAFNSIKWRTYIIFACINVAMVPSIYFFFPETMGRSLEEIDLIFEDSNPRTPWDVVGIAKRLPRGTLDGVVPSDMELEKEIEHVSVKSLGGATIRG from the coding sequence ATGAAGCTGTTTAAACGAGAAGCGCCCCAAGGAACAGTCAGAACTAGCTACTTTGGAAGTAGAGGCACGCGGCTGCATCGGATCATTGCAGCCGTGGCTGGAATCGGCTTCTTGCTGTTTGGATATGACACCGGAGTCATGGGCAGTTTGTTGACCCTGCCGACCTTCATTCACCAGTTTCCAACTATGGATAGCACGTCTCCACATCTGGATGCAAAGACAAAGTCGTTCCATTCGACGGTCCAGGGCACAGCCGTGGCCATCTACGAGATTGGGTGCATGTTGGGTGCTCTGTTTACAATGTGGGGAGGAGACAAGCTGGGTAGACGAAAGATAATCTTCATTGGCTCCATAATTGTCACCATTGGAGCGATTCTTCAATGTGCTTCGTATTCGCTCGGTCAATTTGTGACTGGAAGAGTCATTGCTGGTATTGGAGTCGGTTTCACTACAGCTACAGTGCCAATGTTCCAGGCTGAGTGTGCTCGTCCTGAACGGAGAGGGGCCCTGGTGATGCTTGGAGGAGCCCTGACAACTGGAGGAATTGCTCTCAGTTACTGGATCGACTTTGGCTTTTATTTCGTCAAGCGAAATGACTCGGACTGGAGATTCCCGGTAGCTTTTCAGATCCTCTTCTCCCTCATTCTGTCGTGCACAGTCCTGTACCTTCCCGAGTCCCCCAGATGGCTCATTAAGAAGGGACGCTatgaagaagcagcaggagtGTTTGCAGCCCTGGAAGATGTGCCCATTGACGACATCTATGTATCTCAGCAACTCATGCAGGTCAAAGAGTCGCTCATGGTAGGCCAACTTGCACAGGAAGGCATTGAGGGAGATGAAGCACGACGACGAATCGCTTCAGGAGACGTggagcttggagaagagccGCCGTTCAGGAAACAGTTGGTTCTGCTCTTCACCtttggcaaaaaaaaacaccttCATCGAGCCATGTTGGCTTACTCTCAACAGATCATGCACCAAATGTGTGGAATCAACCTCATCTCATATTACGCAGCCTACATTTTCCAGACTTCTATCGGTATGAGCCCGCTCAACTCACGAATTCTGGCGGCTTGTGATGGAACAGAGTACTTCCTGGCGTCCTGGATCGCCTTCTACACCATTGAGAGGTTCGGACGAAGAAAGCTCATGCTGTTTGGAACCATTGGACAAGCCTGTACGATGGCTATTCTAGCAGGAACAGTCTACGCAGCATCTTCAGTAAAAGACGGTGGCCTAGACAAACCTCAGGCTGGCattgcagcagcagtgtTCCTGTTTGTTTTcaacaccttcttctccattgGCTGGCTAGGTATGGCGTGGCTGTACCCTGCGGAAATCGCCCCCATTGAAATCAGAGCCATTTCCCAGGGTCTGTCCACATCCGGAAACTGGGTCTTCAATTTCCTGGTCGTCATGATCACCCCCGTGGCcttcaactccatcaaGTGGAGAACTTACATCATCTTTGCGTGCATCAACGTCGCCATGGTCCCCTCcatctacttcttcttccccgAAACCATGGGCCGATCGCTCGAAGAAATCGATCTCATTTTCGAAGACTCCAACCCCAGAACTCCTTGGGACGTGGTTGGTATTGCAAAGCGACTTCCTAGGGGTACCCTGGATGGAGTTGTTCCTTCAGAcatggagctggagaaggagatcgAGCATGTCAGCGTCAAGTCTTTGGGAGGTGCCACTATTCGTGGATAG